In Periplaneta americana isolate PAMFEO1 chromosome 3, P.americana_PAMFEO1_priV1, whole genome shotgun sequence, the following are encoded in one genomic region:
- the LOC138697146 gene encoding uncharacterized protein produces MRIKNAVLPVMLIFSSEILSFHQTLTRVNVTNIPAWNQPCGSPEGRTKYHRVVVDKNTWGRQLSRSLRKIRHQLNVTLEHIKNQTLNESYSEIRKDVERHRHVPSWVPGMGNVLILYSGRWTRLQISSYLPKLHTELQTFCVALEAIVEDSADLSLVVDTNTHLIEFLCEVEEALIVLQIAVPVPRVQRSLMSDEERNPPDETKRLVRDWGVLTKYRDYLHYWSLLLSKMENHQKKHKAKNRTARRRHEQNSNNHKS; encoded by the exons ATGCG tatAAAAAACGCTGTTCTACCTGTAATGCTGATATTTTCATCAGAAATCCTTTCATTCCATCAAACATTAACGCGGGTTAATGTTACAAACATACCTGCATGGAACCAGCCCTGTGGCAGTCCCGAAGGTCGCACAAAATACCACAG GGTCGTGGTAGATAAGAACACGTGGGGACGACAGCTGAGCCGCAGCCTCAGGAAGATACGCCATCAGCTCAATGTAACCCTGGAGCACATCAAGAACCAAACGCTCAACGAGTCATACTCCGAG ATCCGGAAAGACGTGGAGAGGCACAGGCATGTTCCGAGCTGGGTGCCCGGTATGGGCAATGTCCTCATATTATACAGTGGCCGCTGGACTCGACTTCAG ATATCAAGCTATCTTCCCAAACTTCACACGGAGCTACAGACATTCTGCGTGGCTTTGGAAGCCATTGTAGAGGACTCAGCTGACCTATCCCTGGTAGTCGACACCAATACACATCTCATTGAG TTCCTGTGCGAGGTGGAAGAAGCGTTGATCGTGTTGCAAATCGCCGTACCCGTGCCGCGGGTGCAACGCAGCCTCATGTCGGACGAAGAGCGCAATCCTCCCGACGAGACGAAGCGCCTCGTTCGAGACTGGGGCGTCCTCACCAAGTACAGAGACTATCTGCACTACTGGAGCCTCCTGCTCTCCAAGATGGAGAACCACCAAAAGAAACACAAGGCGAAGAACCGCACGGCTCGCAGAAGGCACGAACAGAATTCCAACAACCACAAAAgttga